From Maylandia zebra isolate NMK-2024a unplaced genomic scaffold, Mzebra_GT3a scaffold26, whole genome shotgun sequence:
aaaccagctgaacatgagaggtttttggaccaattttgtgttctccattctttaagcaccggtttgagcaccatttaagcaccggcaccgtttcaaaagtaccgatttggcaccggtatcggataaaacctaaacgatacccatccctagtggtGAGTAAGTATTTGAGCTCACAGAGTCCTGAATGGTTCCTGGAGCAGACAGAGTCACTGCAGGGTTTAAACTGAGTTcctggaacaaataaaacagacaaagaagCCTCATAAACACAGCAGACTATAATCACATCAGTGAGAAAGACTGATTACTCGTATGTAGCATGAAAGTGTTATAACTCACAGCATTTTCATTCATCTGTGATTTGTgtcctgaaaaagagaaaaatcaatTCAAGCTTTTAGAATGAAAGTCCATCCTGGTTTCTGCAGTCTCCCTGGTGATGAAAGCTCAGTCTTGTGAAAGCTCTCACCTTTAACTCTCTTCCATATGATGCCTATGAAAGCACTCATTATGAGTACTGTTAACCCCAGCGCTACAACAATAAACTTCCACACacctgaagaaaaagaaaaacattaaacacattATGTCTGCAGGttcttgtctttttaaaatccTGATGTATAAAAATCAAATGTGTTTTAGGTTGTATAAAATTACTCGGTTAAGATCATTGTATTTGCTTAAAATGaccaacaaagaaatattgttCTGGTTATAATGTTATTTCACtgacagaaatgttttttaaaaaataagcttTTTTATAAACTGGAACAGAAAATGAACAGCAGCCTCATTAAGCTGACTTccccttttccttctttccaTTAATACATCTCCACAGGATGTTTTCTTTTACAGCTTATTTTTGGGAACTTGCTGAAGTGAAGTAAGTGTATCGTGTATAAGAATCCAACGCTGACTGTTGGTAGGAGCGGGCTTCTGAAGTCTGTTAAATTGTGCTTCTTTTGcagtgcttttctactttaCCTGActtcaaagcgctttatacaactcgCCTTATTCACCCaatcatacaagcactttttctatgATCATATCCCCAAAAaagttctttgtttgtttataacaggaTGAAGTTATTGTAAGGACTGAAATGTTTACGTATCCCTTCTCTGACCAGAAGATTGACTGAAGATAAACTCCTGCACGTTTCCACCATGTGCTACTTGGCACTTCAACATCTCAGAGTTCTTGGATGTGTAAATATGATCAGATGTTGCAAAGGTCACACTGCAGGCAGACTGTGACATCCTCAGGTCTTTGTTACCATAGAGCCACTTCACAGTGTATTTACATTCTTTATATGTGGACACAGAGCACTTCAATGTCACTGTGTCATCATCCTTATATTCAGTTActgttaaaaaagagagaacaagAATAACATTTACAGTAATCATCACTGTAGTTATAGTTATTGTAATGTTTCAGTTTGATGTTCTAATAATCTGAAAACATTATGATGGAAATACTCACTGTTAACAACAGACAGCTCAGCTACAGAGTCTGAACCTTCTTTTTGTCCTGATTTGTTGAACCTTCTGCAGGTGTACTGACCAACATCCTCAGCTGTGAGCTTCTTTATAACCAGAGAACATTTTGCTGTAACACTCAGTCtgtctgatttatttttgaCCCCTTGGTGAATCTTCCCGTTTTCAAACAGTGTTACTACGGCTCTATTTGACTGACTTAAGAGCCAGGTAGTTCTGTCACATTTATCTTGATCATCTGTCACATTTTCACATGACAAAGTGACCTCACCTTCATCCCTGATAATAAACTCAGAGtagtcagctgctgctgctgtgaagaaaagaataaaatcaataatgTCAACAAACTAAGCTTTTGTAATCTCATTTATAAACGTTTAAATATTCTTACCTGACAATTGAAGCATTAGTATCACTGATGAAAACATTTGAATCCACCTGAATTCAGCCATTCTCCGTCTTTCTCCTTCCTGTTTCTCACATTAAAAATTAATCTCTGAAATAGTCCTTCTTGTAGAGATGCTGTGTCCACTTCCTGTGATTTATGCTAATATTATGCTGATATAGAGGGCCAGGTGAAGAGGACAActatctgctgttgatgtccaAGCTGTAACAGATAAGATGTTTTCTTTCTAGCTCTAACACGTGTTGGTTCCTCATTGCATTTCTGAAATAGTTTTTCCTCTGAGAAGAAAAAGGGAAGTCTTTTAGTAGGAATGTGAGTACATCAGCAGCAGAATTTTTAGCACTTAATGATGAccaaaaagagaaacacagatcGTTTCCACACTCAGTGTCCTTTAGATATTTTAAAGCTGCAGGAGACCATCTGCATTCACTTTGGACTGTAATATATAAAAAGATCATTTGTGTGGATTCTCAGGACTGTTTGATGAAATGTAACTTAAAAGGTATATAGACAAGCTAATGGGACAAACCTTTCACTGGAACAGCTGGTACAACATGTGACTTTTATTATATTACTTTCACTGCAGATTAAACATCTTCACTGCTACACCAGTCTGTTAAAATGTGGGCTATATGCTTTCAAATCATGGCTGGATAAACGTTCTCAAACActctttaatgtttttgttaattgatatgcttttaaaaatataaaaatattatttaatcaAGACAGTTACCATAACAGAGCAGGTAAACTAACTctagcctccaaacacgctaaacgtcactaatgtctcacatatgaaaactcgctctctctctttctttcgctCGCCCGCTGTCCGTTGCGGGTGTCACCCCTAAAAACTTCCCCTtctccctaaacaaccaaatgtcacatgttgccttatcattttttttttgattggctgacatGGTAAACTGGTATATAGCTTGAACTCCGCACTTTTGAcccaagttgaaatggagactctGACGTGCTGCATCTTGTAGCTGTGTCCTCTTAAACtggtcatgtgattttgacGCGTCCCGcgacctcagagggttaaatTAGTTAAAATGAATTCACAGATGCAGAATTTGTTCTACAATTCATCATTTAAGTAGAATCCTTTATTTCAATGTGTGTGGCTCTTGTGGTCCTCCATACTTTACACCCATAATGGTAACAGGCAGTGGCGAGAACATAACTGCTAGCGACCATTTCAAATATCGTTAAAAAGAGTAAGTTACTTTGACCATTTTTAACGTaagttaaatacaaaaaattccCACTAAAACTCAAATTAAATGATGCCACAGTAAATAGCCCACAAAATGAAGATTTCCGTTGAACAGTAGTGCCTTTTATCCGTATGTTAAAAACCGGATAATTCTtttaggaaaaaacaacaacaaaacaacgttAAATAAAGCTTACATTTCAAGCACTTACAGATTAATTCCTAAAGGCAAATTTAATATCGAAACAGCTGGTATTTCAGTGCTCTAATGGAAACTTGTTCATGTCACATAACATTGACATCCACTTCTTAACCCTCTTtataaaaagtacacacaatctTTAAACCCTTGTTTAATATAATCACTCACCACTGTAGACAGTAGATTTTTCACTACATACAAGCTTAACTGAGAAGCTGAAGCGCAGTCGATGATCTTTTAGGGAGCGGGGTCAGATTGATGTACTGTTAACGTGGGGATGTGTCGTGAGGAGGTGCCGTTCACACGTctggagtttttctttctttatcctGAGTCAAGATTGTTCTACTTTAAGAGAGATGAGTGGATAACTGAATGGGAGACAGAAAGCCCGTCATCAGTTGCCTTTAAGGCTAGCTTCACATATAGCAACAGCAAATGGATGCTCTAATTCCCCTGCACAATGTTGCTGAAGTCAATAAAAATGGCAACAAGGCAAATTAAtcactgtggaaaaaaagaaagacaaatttATACTGTTATTGGAACAaactatggaaaataaaaacatttacagttttttctgaatgcttaaaccctaactgtgattcctgtagcacaatctctaaaactattcagacttatagcaaaaccactcactgagtgtgcaaaactaaaagcacaaaaactgctttgcactcagtttgcaattttgtaacacacactttgcaaaactgtaggcacaattcactgcacaacactcaattaccaaatttccaacacactcctagcaaagtatacacatgtatggctatcattaacactaatttgccaaccgtctggcacactttcacatgtgaaaacttttttagataattagttcactttgcaatcagcctaagcactataatacaggtaagctgtgtgtgcggagtacaatggagggagcagaaagagtgagaagtagaggaggccgaggaagaggacgtggaggtgaagaagtaggatgaagaggacgacaaggacaaggaggagcaagaggaagatgaggaggggggagaggaagatgaggaggggggagaggaagatgaggaggggggagaggaagggtaagaagagtaagaaatagaattgctgatgacatcagagctacaatagtggaccatgtaatcaaccgtggaatgaccctgagggtagctggccaacgggtccagcctaactcgagccgctacactgtagcaagtaccataaggacatcttgaaatgagaatcggttagtacagtcacttcgcacaaagatttgtagcactgccatatgccaatgagaaacacaccaataccattgatgtaaaaatactgaaattgttactttacagaattgctagatgaccagatgctgggggcagaggaagcatgttcactgcagaccaagtaacccttatagtcattatggcgattgcaaataatcctatacttggaaataaacacttgtgtttgttttgatgtgtttgaataaacaccagtacttgaagtttggctccctctatgcttatggatctatgacagaagtatgagctcaaactgacatagcctaccttgtgcacagagaaagcaaaggccagatgtgttttatattcataccatcagtgtgcagttggtgcattgtgtgcttagtagatgatggcttgtgtgtactgtttgatacggaaacaccatttttatgaaggtgtgaagagttaatctagctgtgtttgcttttgcaagagaactacaatgttttgattattgggtgacaggttttcttatttgtgtgaagagttttgcaaaattagccaatagttacaaaaaatgtgcttaagcaatcagaaaaaactgtaatggcAGATTATTATTGCTTTTACTTACACTTATTATTTAATCTACTCATCTGTTTACTGAGATTATATTTTGGCCTTTATAATGGTTTGGATGTCAATACCAAACATTTagaatcagaaaaataaaatgaaatcttACAAGTTTTTTCTGCTAATTTTTATTTCCCAATGTATTAATTATTGCCAGATAAACCTTGTTCCTTTCCTCCTtcttttattaggtacacttccTTTTTCTTCATGCTTGCTTCTTTCTTGACACACATGCAACACAGCCGAGCCTGAACTGTTATGCTCATACGAAACAGACAGGCAGCGCTTATGGTGACAATTCTAGAGTCTATTAGGGTCCTTCAACCAACAAAATCCCATGTGAAGTGTGTGAAATGGTAGCTGACATCGCTACTGTtttcaaaatacaaatataaaatatgacaaaaatgtAATTCATGAATGGATAAGTTGTCCTAATGTAGTTATCTTAAGCAAACATTGCTTATTTGCTTGAGGCAATGaatttgcatatatatatatatatataataactatgtatacatatataccaatttttatttaaaataaacaaaatataacaataaatGTCATGAACTAGCTGTGTGCTGGTAAgagaagacccaaatgcagactcacAGAGGCAAAGGGCAAACtcaaaaaaacacagctttatttgctggctgggagaaacaatacaaaactacactggaaaaataaactaagcaCACAGAGGTGCACACAGGTAAACACACACCgtacaacacaacacagaacaaggaaaacacagggcttaaatacactgagggataacgagggaatgagacacaagAGCAAGGTGCAGGTGGGAGTAATCAAACATGAAAAGACCAAAGCAAAAccacaaacactgacatgagacaaggGAACGTCACAGTAACAGGAAATATAACACAAAGACGCTGACTTGACactgaacaaactgaaaacGGAGCAGAGAGACAGGAGTGACAAAAGACGCAACTCACTGGGGAGGCAGAAGGAACATGGAGACAAGGGTAACTAGACACGGGACACGGGGAAGGCAAAGTAACAGGAAACCTATACATGAACtacaataaacaaagaacataactaaaaccaacaaaaacactgggtcagagacccagtACCGTGACAATAAAACTCACGTGCTGGAGCCTTTATTGGCTGCTTGGGATTTTACATAAtggaaaaacactttttaatatCATAAAATCATCAGGCCTAAACTGCagatatacaaacacatatatgCACACTGATAAAGCAATAAACAATCTATGAAAAAATATAGTGCAACATTCTGGGTtggaaattaaaaattaaaatacagattATATTATCACTGTTGTTAAATCCTGGGAACtttaacaaaacagaaacccTCTTTCATTACACAAgaatggaaagaaagaaagaagttatcaaagaaaaagagattctgtgttttttcctgttttttagtCTTTTGGTTTGTTGATGCTAGCATAGAGGTTGCTGGGAGCAGGTCCAGGAGAAGAGACTGAACATATAATGTAGGTCAAAGCTTCaccttcttcatcttctttatGGGGAACCTGAAAAAGAATacacagcttttttctttttttcctttttgtttcctAACCTGCCCTGTCTGGGAGCTTTAACAAACCTTTTGttacaaacacatttacttactgggtagctccccagctgggtctagagagtattttaaattcagggaatttaaaatagaaagtagctcgtccacagaaggactggtagctccccttacgataagggttcagatcgtgcgaacaggtgtgaaatgtgtgtgtttagttagtttgtttgtttgcttgttttaatcaattttaaatcatgctttttatttgtttttgtttctaatgtttctgtaaagcactttgaatcaccttgttgttgaattgtgctatacaaataaatttgccttgccttgccttacttTACCAAGAAGAATTCTACTCTCTACAGCTCCTCTTGTGAGccaatttctttttattttaatattttttgtttttacatatgaACAGATAAGGACAAAATTACTAGCCTCTCaatgaaatgtaaaatttttgtcaaaatttcccaagggtttttctttaaatcaaacatAAATAATTTCCTCTTGCACACCATAACATAACTatttcagaaaaacacaaaaatgtctatGTTCAATATTTTCACTTCACTGAAAAGCTTTGAGCCAGAGGCCGGCTGTCTAGGAATGTAACCACAGCAGACCCCACTACATGAACATGCTTTGCATTATCTTTATTCATTGGTTGCTGTACAAACCCTTAGCTGCAGCTTCTTTGCGCACAGCCTGACACACCAACAACCACGACAGGAGTTAGCCCACACTTTAAATTGGCGAGGTGTGTTGCCACTCAGGTGCATCCACCAcccctgcagcggcactgcagaccacgccctgccacaAGGTTCTTACTCCTTACTATATATGGATGCTTGGCCAGGGTTCCTCTGCTTAaagagtgagaacgtgttgcacCAGAGGATACCCCAGGAGATAGGTCAATAACTACGCCAGATCTTCCAGCCATGTTCCCTAAAACCAATGGGTAAGCAGTAACTACCGACAGGGATCAGTAGGAGGAGAAACCCCGCAACCTTAACAATCAAATTACCTGAAGACCTGGACACCTGTAGGTGGTCTCGGTGTAGCTGAGGGAGGCGTAGAGAACAACATCTTGAAGATCAGCCTGCACAGTGAAGACAACATAAAGACTGCTCAGTAATGTATAAAATGCAGATTCAACATATAAGTGAACAAATACATGTTTGATCTCACAGATTCCTGAATGGTTCCTGGAGCAGACGAAGTTACTGCAGAGTTTAAATTCTGTTCCTGAAACAAACAGGcaaatatgtgtatatatatatatatatatatatatatatatatatatatatatatatggcatAGATATGGATATTCATTGATCCTTATGTGAGCTTTTATCAGGTTTGCCATGAATTAGTGTTTTGATCCTGATGAGTGCCGCCTCTTCATGAGGAGAACTGTGAGCTCTAAAATTTCTGTATAATCCGACATGTTTGTGTTATTGGGAAAGGTTGTTTTATTGCAGACATTCCAGCTTAATTTTCTATTTATTATCTGTCTTGTCCTAATGTGTCGTGCTGTTTTGTTGTTCTCGTGGCacaaatgaaggaaaaaatctaaaattatCTGTTTCATTCTGATTAATAAACTGACCATGTTTTCATCCATCTGTGCTTTTTTCcctaaaaaatagaaaataaggaGTCAACTTTAACTTCCACAAACAGAATCCAGGTTTATCAACCTTTCTGTTTATATGTGAATAAATCCCACCAGCTCTTATCCAGATGCTGACgacaacaacagctgctatAAGTGCTACTAAACCCAGGGCCACAATGGCAAGCCTGTACCAGGACCAGTCTGGGAAGAGagtgaaaacatgaaaagtatattttaaatgtatgtttaaGTACATCATCTGAAATATCAGAGCATGCCTTTAATATTTACTGAAGTtgtagaaagagagagatattGTTGCCATTACCTGGTAATTTTCTCAAACCATTCATgattttcagctgttttgttgTCAGACCTCCTTTAATGCCAGATTCAGTCATTATTTCCAATTTAATTGTTGCTGCTGCATATATTTCTtcaccaaaaacaaaagaataaaattgAAAGGATCTTTCATTCTGTATGTTCTATAACAGTTAAATGATTTGTTTATGTATCTTCATctgaacaaagaaacaaaactctgGCAACTACTCATTAGGAAGCTGTAAGAGTTTGCTTTGTATATGTAATATTGTAAATTAAAACCCAtaaatgaagtcattactaACACCAGTCTGAATGACTTTTGATTAAACTTTGCTCATTcactaacaacaacaaacattttctcctaaaattcagaaagaaaaagactttgCTGAAAAATTGATACAGAATATTGTTGACATTACCTGGTAAGTTTGTTGAACCATCCATTTCCAGCACTTTTATTGTAGTCACTGTGTCTAATTTAACTGTTGTTGCTGTATTTGTTTCTTCacctgaacaaaaaacaaaattcagtgGCCCTTTCATTAGAAAACTTTCTGTATATTCAGTCGATTAAATCTTCAGATTAATAAAACAAGATAATATCTTAGGTATTTAGACAAAATAATGTGAATTCATTTAATAAGCTCTTCAGAACCTCTCCTGGTTTCTTACCTGATGAATGATGGCTGAAGGTAAAAAGCTGCtctttgttattttctgttctttttaagcTACACTTAAAGTCAGAACTTGATATGTGACCATATGTAAGGTTCAGAAATGTCACAGTAGCAGAGCAGGAAGACtgtgatgtttttaaatttgagtaATCTCTATCCAGATCTCTTCTGTTATGGATCCACTTCACTTTGTGTCTACACCGATCAAATGTCAACACAGAGCAGCTTAAAGTTACTTTATCAGCGTTCTTCTTTTCGGTCACTGGTGAAGATGAATTGCAAGAGAAAAACGAAGCAAGAacacatatttattttcatatataaTGAAAATATGCTGTTCCAATGACACCACTTGAACTAAAATATATTGTGGTGTAAATACTTACTGACAACAACAGACAGATAAACCACAGCATCTGGACCTTGCTGTCTCCCTGGATTGCCTCTAAACTGTCTGCAGGTGTAACGACCAACATCCT
This genomic window contains:
- the LOC143416162 gene encoding uncharacterized protein LOC143416162, which gives rise to MAEFRWIQMFSSVILMLQLSAAAADYSEFIIRDEGEVTLSCENVTDDQDKCDRTTWLLSQSNRAVVTLFENGKIHQGVKNKSDRLSVTAKCSLVIKKLTAEDVGQYTCRRFNKSGQKEGSDSVAELSVVNITEYKDDDTVTLKCSVSTYKECKYTVKWLYGNKDLRMSQSACSVTFATSDHIYTSKNSEMLKCQVAHGGNVQEFIFSQSSGVWKFIVVALGLTVLIMSAFIGIIWKRVKGHKSQMNENAELSLNPAVTLSAPGTIQDSAESEYAVPYSSISYTNNTTSKAQVVGQDDDEDDDTVTYITMKSHITSAAPSSDPSSLYAAVNKPVRDTC
- the LOC143416161 gene encoding uncharacterized protein LOC143416161 — protein: MIDHKLFNISLFLLLLYSGALSEDLSLAFTVRDGDKVTLPCKNRFNIHHNCDTITWIFRDSRGTPAVELVNLGQIKEEAKSDRLSVTAECSLVIKKVTAEDVGRYTCRQFRGNPGRQQGPDAVVYLSVVVMTEKKNADKVTLSCSVLTFDRCRHKVKWIHNRRDLDRDYSNLKTSQSSCSATVTFLNLTYGHISSSDFKCSLKRTENNKEQLFTFSHHSSGEETNTATTVKLDTVTTIKVLEMDGSTNLPEIYAAATIKLEIMTESGIKGGLTTKQLKIMNGLRKLPDWSWYRLAIVALGLVALIAAVVVVSIWIRAGKKAQMDENMEQNLNSAVTSSAPGTIQESADLQDVVLYASLSYTETTYRCPGLQVPHKEDEEGEALTYIICSVSSPGPAPSNLYASINKPKD